The uncultured Desulfuromonas sp. genome has a segment encoding these proteins:
- a CDS encoding DMT family transporter has translation MISWYGYSLAALLLLGSQRFLYKVAAHHGFASSRVTTVFMATVTLLSGGLYLTQPHALPSLYPLLTLSLANSLSFTLSTMANIEALRHLSAGIIFPLTRLSLACVVAVSLIWFDETLNSGQWLGMILAFSVIYLLSQEARFDAASPQALRRGLGLVLVCILCGTVASVSSKLAAVSTDKAAFMALSYLVGTLFSSLTSRVKQSAHTNQAWWPTVALGGAMGVLNFLGFYAFLTALETGPLSAIILITGMHFIIAMTLSVLIYRESVTWRRVAAMLLTVATVVLLKV, from the coding sequence ATGATCTCTTGGTATGGTTACAGTCTGGCCGCCCTTCTTTTGCTCGGCAGCCAACGTTTTCTCTATAAAGTCGCCGCCCATCACGGCTTTGCCTCCAGCCGTGTCACCACGGTGTTCATGGCCACGGTGACCCTGTTGAGCGGCGGGCTCTACCTCACCCAACCCCATGCACTGCCATCACTTTACCCATTACTGACGCTGTCCCTGGCCAACAGTCTGTCGTTCACATTATCGACCATGGCCAACATTGAAGCGTTGCGCCACCTGAGTGCCGGCATCATTTTTCCCCTGACCCGCTTGAGTCTGGCCTGTGTCGTGGCAGTGTCGCTGATCTGGTTCGATGAAACGTTGAACTCCGGCCAGTGGCTGGGAATGATTCTGGCGTTCAGCGTCATTTATCTGCTCAGTCAGGAAGCACGTTTTGATGCCGCATCACCCCAAGCATTGCGGCGTGGTCTGGGGCTGGTGCTGGTGTGTATTCTGTGTGGAACCGTCGCCTCGGTATCCAGTAAACTGGCCGCGGTCTCCACGGACAAAGCAGCGTTTATGGCCCTCTCCTATCTGGTGGGAACCCTGTTCAGCAGCCTGACCAGCCGGGTCAAACAGAGCGCGCACACCAACCAAGCGTGGTGGCCGACCGTGGCGCTGGGAGGGGCGATGGGCGTTCTCAACTTTCTCGGTTTTTACGCGTTTCTCACGGCCCTGGAAACCGGCCCGTTATCCGCGATTATTCTGATTACCGGCATGCATTTCATCATTGCCATGACCCTGTCGGTGCTCATTTATCGTGAGTCGGTAACCTGGCGTCGGGTTGCAGCCATGCTGCTGACCGTGGCGACGGTTGTTCTTCTCAAAGTCTGA
- a CDS encoding ATP-binding protein, translating to MAEPHCDEDLQRAHQRIAFLEQANLRYISLLEMLGSTSHFQAELNRDRTCQGVFNATFQQVQRLLPQLDGMAFYLNDDDNSFELSACSPGTSSAQIEVLVEEKIDDGSFAWALNQNRSVLSPVESLDKTLLLHVLATQSRIRGMFIILLPSHNRQIDAPSLNALSNVLLTTAYALESTTLYNMLKQQNRTLEIKVEERTRELRHSQQQAEAASRAKSAFLATMSHELRTPLNAVIGFSSVLKQQDVGALNEEQQEYIDYVLQSSRHLLSLINDILDLSKIEADKMELYLNAVNLKELVDNALVMIKHKAQQNNIHLQIDVSPATPDIWQADERKLKQILYNLLSNAVKFSPPDGEIRIALQPTENRRLYLTISDTGIGIPQEDLARIFEPFEQVDDSTTREFEGTGLGLSLTKRLVELHGGTIWATSAGQAQGSTFHVQLPERPGPESAETP from the coding sequence ATGGCCGAACCCCATTGCGACGAAGACCTTCAGCGAGCCCACCAACGCATCGCGTTTCTTGAGCAGGCAAACCTCCGTTACATCAGCCTGCTGGAGATGCTCGGGTCAACCAGCCATTTTCAAGCGGAGCTGAACCGGGACAGAACCTGCCAGGGCGTCTTTAATGCCACATTTCAACAGGTGCAGCGTCTGCTTCCACAGCTTGATGGCATGGCATTTTATCTGAATGATGATGACAACAGTTTCGAGCTCAGCGCCTGTAGTCCCGGCACCAGTTCTGCGCAGATCGAAGTCTTGGTTGAAGAAAAAATTGACGATGGCTCTTTTGCCTGGGCGCTTAATCAGAATCGCTCGGTGCTGTCGCCCGTAGAGTCTCTGGACAAAACACTGCTCCTCCACGTTCTGGCAACACAATCACGCATTCGCGGCATGTTTATTATCCTGCTGCCTTCGCACAATCGCCAGATTGATGCTCCCAGCCTCAACGCCCTGAGCAATGTGCTGTTGACCACCGCTTATGCCCTGGAAAGCACGACGCTTTACAACATGCTCAAGCAACAGAACCGCACTCTGGAAATCAAAGTGGAAGAACGCACCCGGGAGCTGCGCCATTCGCAACAACAGGCCGAAGCCGCCAGTCGTGCCAAAAGCGCGTTTCTGGCAACCATGAGTCATGAATTAAGGACACCGCTCAATGCTGTGATCGGTTTCAGCAGCGTCTTAAAGCAGCAGGACGTCGGCGCACTCAATGAGGAACAACAGGAATATATCGATTATGTCCTGCAAAGCAGCCGCCACCTGCTCTCTTTGATCAACGACATTCTGGATTTGTCCAAAATCGAAGCGGACAAGATGGAGCTGTATCTCAATGCTGTAAACCTGAAAGAATTAGTCGACAACGCGCTGGTCATGATCAAACACAAAGCGCAGCAAAACAATATTCACCTGCAGATCGACGTCAGTCCCGCCACCCCTGACATCTGGCAGGCCGATGAACGGAAACTGAAACAAATTCTCTACAATCTGCTGAGTAATGCCGTGAAATTCAGCCCACCAGACGGTGAAATACGCATCGCTTTGCAGCCAACGGAGAACCGCCGGCTTTATCTGACTATCAGTGACACCGGGATCGGCATTCCCCAAGAGGATTTAGCGCGAATTTTTGAGCCCTTTGAACAAGTGGATGACTCGACAACACGTGAATTCGAAGGTACCGGCCTTGGACTCTCCCTGACCAAACGACTCGTTGAACTTCATGGCGGCACAATTTGGGCAACCAGTGCGGGACAAGCCCAGGGCAGCACTTTTCACGTGCAGCTTCCTGAACGTCCCGGACCGGAGTCGGCAGAGACCCCATGA
- a CDS encoding HD domain-containing phosphohydrolase translates to MLNDKPTILVVDDDLTNIQVGIRMLKEVGEYQMIFATSGAQALERVKEHDFDLILLDILMQPMDGFEVCRRLKADKATRHIPVVFLTARTDSDSLIQGFELGGVDYVTKPFNTHELCARVKTHLELKRYHDRDIEETQREIILMMSAVCEFKSVETGQHINRVAEISALLARLAGCSDQLCQEIRWAAAMHDVGKVAIPDAILHKPARLTPQEFEIIKTHTVYGHDILRHSTRRLLRCAAVIAHQHHEHWDGSGYPQGLSGEEIDLRGRIVIIADVFDALLQKRAYKHAWGYDEVFTYMRERRGTEFDPRLLDLFFDHRDEVVEIEERLKDIEVHHPKDA, encoded by the coding sequence ATGCTCAATGATAAACCAACGATTCTGGTCGTGGATGATGACCTGACCAATATTCAGGTGGGGATCCGCATGCTCAAGGAAGTCGGAGAGTACCAGATGATTTTTGCCACCAGCGGTGCGCAGGCCCTGGAGCGGGTGAAAGAGCATGATTTTGATTTGATCCTGCTCGATATTCTTATGCAGCCGATGGATGGCTTCGAGGTCTGCCGTCGACTTAAAGCTGACAAGGCAACGCGCCATATCCCCGTGGTTTTTCTCACGGCGCGAACCGACAGCGACAGCTTGATTCAGGGATTTGAGCTGGGTGGGGTCGATTATGTCACCAAGCCGTTCAATACCCACGAACTGTGCGCCCGGGTCAAAACGCACCTTGAATTGAAGCGCTATCATGACCGCGACATTGAGGAAACCCAGCGTGAAATCATTTTGATGATGAGCGCCGTGTGTGAATTCAAAAGTGTGGAAACCGGTCAGCACATCAATCGGGTGGCTGAAATCAGTGCGTTGTTGGCCCGTCTGGCCGGGTGCAGCGACCAATTATGCCAGGAAATCCGCTGGGCCGCGGCCATGCATGATGTCGGTAAGGTGGCTATTCCCGATGCCATTTTGCATAAGCCGGCCCGGTTGACGCCGCAGGAATTTGAAATCATCAAAACCCATACCGTCTATGGCCACGACATTCTGCGGCATTCGACGCGCCGGTTATTGCGTTGTGCCGCGGTGATTGCCCATCAGCACCATGAACACTGGGACGGCAGCGGTTATCCCCAGGGGCTGAGCGGTGAAGAGATCGATTTACGCGGACGCATCGTCATTATTGCCGATGTATTTGACGCCCTGTTGCAGAAACGGGCTTACAAGCATGCCTGGGGTTACGACGAGGTGTTCACCTACATGCGTGAACGACGCGGGACTGAATTTGATCCGCGACTGCTTGATCTGTTTTTTGACCATCGCGATGAGGTGGTCGAAATCGAAGAGCGCCTCAAAGATATTGAAGTCCATCACCCGAAAGACGCCTGA
- a CDS encoding transporter substrate-binding domain-containing protein, with protein sequence MHRHVFFIFLLVFYSIAAAAVEPSAQRIDDYPRTIRVGIDANWPPFDYYDPALGHQGIASDYLNLVAKDLGLDIEYVPDDWHDVLEMAKRGELDMLACAARTEQRASYLNFTQPYIYIDSAVFVRKSDERIHRLGDLAGKTVALPRGNFLHDYFVTHYPHVKLVLTRSNEEALELVALGKVDAHVGNLAVGNYFLEKNFLTNLQVAFKVDALENGFCFAVSKDQPKLYAALQQALSRIDEKTHRRIRHRWVDFFSRQEAERVLLTPQQRQWIHDHPVVRVGTGSAWPPYDFREQGQYRGLARDYLDLIQEKTGLKFDYSLTDTWNGLQQQLSDGHIDLLPAIYQQSSGESLYLFTSPYVQAREFLFVRDDHRGIDALDDIRHHRAVMVKGSETTAQIRRKYPSVTIIEVDTISQALDALMNDTADFYIDTFSAVNFVANKNHFVGIRAAFAVDLVNTQLAMAVSPQQPQLHAILQAALDDISTLEQQQIEQRWLTVDDPQHKIVQLTVAERAWLKQHPVVTFAGDPQRAPTTFYDAKGVYAGVMADYLEQISQRTGIQFEARRQRDLATALQAFREHQVDLLDVTGYSPTRFKQMDFSSEHMRVDHVIVVRQSARQLRRVTELSQHQVGIVDGSVVGEKILKDVPDAFLTGFSNARSGLKALSRGEIDAFIIDLPTFDYVSEKAGLSNLKVSGATPYSYALYFGVQKDLPELRSIINKALQSIDPNERREIYRRWIAFDYEADVDYRLLWQSAAIFLVILAATLWWNRRLKAEVERRRQAEAALLVAKETAEQATKAKSVFLAHMSHDIRTPLNSVIGFTDILDTLINDPVQKGYLRSIKIGGKALLGIINDILDLSKIEAGQMTLHRESVNPQQLFQDMEQLFHERMRQKNLQFVIDVDAELPPSLLVDAVRLRQILLNLIGNAIKFTEHGHVALRVRKIFRDAQCSKLDLQIDVEDTGIGIAEGDHEAIFQMFQQSRGQDERRFGGSGLGLAICQKLVTMMDGEIHVASQSGQGATFSVVLHNIDVGSTVPVQRDMEETAVIFEPACVMIVDDVADNRQLIQALFDKTAIRVVEAQNGAEALQRLDEDAVDLVLMDLRMPVLGGEETAERMRQNRDWQQIPIIALTASVLETELNQLKERGFDGYLRKPIERMDLLHEIARFLPAQTVDATTVENNEPCCRFHSVAQKRHLEERLEGFDHEAKQIREQGDLSLFDSFVEQLMLLNTPYRLELLTDYCTQLRLAIEGVDLKEVYALLGDFSQLVEAVRNGEVIDDAQ encoded by the coding sequence ATGCACCGTCATGTATTTTTTATTTTTCTGCTGGTTTTTTACAGTATAGCTGCTGCTGCCGTTGAGCCGTCGGCACAGAGAATCGATGATTATCCCCGGACGATTCGGGTTGGTATTGATGCCAATTGGCCCCCCTTTGACTATTATGATCCCGCATTGGGCCATCAGGGCATTGCTTCGGACTATTTGAACCTTGTTGCCAAGGATCTGGGCCTTGACATCGAATATGTGCCCGATGACTGGCACGATGTATTGGAAATGGCCAAACGCGGTGAGCTTGATATGCTGGCCTGTGCCGCCCGTACCGAACAACGCGCGTCCTACCTCAACTTTACCCAGCCTTATATCTATATCGATAGCGCGGTTTTCGTCCGCAAGAGCGATGAGAGAATCCATCGTCTCGGCGATCTGGCCGGGAAAACCGTTGCCCTGCCGCGAGGTAATTTTCTTCACGATTATTTCGTCACTCATTATCCCCACGTCAAACTGGTGCTGACCCGTTCCAATGAAGAAGCCCTTGAATTGGTGGCTCTGGGCAAGGTGGATGCCCATGTCGGCAATCTGGCTGTGGGAAATTATTTTCTGGAAAAAAACTTCCTGACCAATCTGCAGGTCGCCTTTAAAGTCGATGCTCTGGAAAATGGCTTTTGTTTTGCGGTCAGCAAGGATCAGCCGAAATTATATGCCGCCCTGCAACAGGCATTGTCACGCATTGATGAAAAGACCCACCGCCGCATTCGCCATCGCTGGGTGGATTTTTTTTCCAGACAGGAGGCTGAAAGGGTGCTATTGACACCACAACAGCGTCAGTGGATTCATGATCATCCCGTCGTTCGTGTGGGAACCGGCAGCGCCTGGCCACCGTACGATTTTCGTGAACAGGGCCAGTACCGTGGACTGGCCCGCGATTATCTTGATCTGATCCAGGAAAAAACCGGCCTGAAATTCGATTATTCGTTGACCGATACCTGGAACGGACTGCAACAGCAATTGTCTGACGGGCACATTGATCTGTTGCCGGCTATTTATCAGCAAAGTTCAGGGGAATCCCTCTATCTGTTTACCAGCCCTTATGTTCAGGCACGTGAGTTTTTGTTTGTTCGCGACGACCACAGGGGAATCGATGCTCTGGATGATATTCGCCATCATAGAGCGGTGATGGTTAAAGGCAGCGAGACAACTGCGCAGATTCGCCGGAAGTATCCGTCCGTCACCATTATCGAAGTCGATACCATCAGTCAGGCGCTGGATGCCTTGATGAACGACACGGCGGATTTTTATATTGATACGTTCAGTGCGGTGAATTTTGTCGCCAATAAGAACCACTTTGTCGGTATTCGCGCCGCTTTTGCCGTTGATCTGGTCAATACGCAGCTTGCCATGGCCGTATCACCTCAACAGCCTCAGCTCCACGCGATCCTGCAAGCGGCGCTGGACGATATTTCTACGCTGGAACAGCAACAGATTGAGCAACGTTGGCTGACCGTTGATGATCCGCAACATAAAATAGTGCAGTTGACGGTCGCCGAACGCGCCTGGCTTAAACAGCATCCCGTCGTCACTTTTGCCGGTGATCCGCAACGCGCTCCGACGACATTCTATGATGCCAAAGGCGTTTATGCCGGAGTCATGGCCGACTATCTTGAGCAGATCAGTCAACGCACCGGCATTCAATTTGAAGCCCGGCGTCAGCGTGACCTTGCCACGGCCTTGCAGGCGTTCAGAGAGCATCAGGTTGATCTGCTTGATGTAACCGGCTATTCGCCGACCCGTTTTAAGCAGATGGATTTTTCCAGCGAACATATGCGCGTCGATCATGTCATTGTCGTGCGTCAGTCTGCCCGCCAACTTCGCCGGGTGACGGAATTATCCCAACACCAGGTTGGAATCGTTGATGGCAGCGTGGTGGGCGAAAAGATTCTCAAAGATGTACCGGATGCGTTTCTGACCGGCTTCAGCAACGCCCGAAGCGGTTTGAAAGCGTTGTCGCGTGGAGAGATCGATGCCTTTATCATTGATTTGCCCACCTTTGATTATGTGAGTGAAAAAGCCGGATTGAGTAATCTGAAGGTTTCCGGTGCCACCCCTTATTCCTATGCCCTTTATTTCGGGGTTCAAAAAGATCTGCCCGAATTACGTTCCATCATCAACAAAGCGCTGCAAAGTATTGACCCCAACGAGCGTCGCGAAATCTACCGGCGGTGGATCGCCTTTGATTACGAAGCCGACGTCGATTATCGTCTGCTGTGGCAGAGTGCGGCGATCTTTCTGGTGATTCTCGCAGCGACGCTATGGTGGAACCGACGCCTCAAGGCCGAGGTTGAGCGACGGCGTCAAGCCGAAGCCGCTCTGCTGGTCGCCAAGGAAACCGCTGAACAGGCCACCAAAGCCAAGAGTGTGTTTCTGGCGCACATGAGCCACGATATTCGTACGCCGCTTAATTCCGTGATCGGCTTTACCGATATTCTCGATACCCTGATTAACGACCCGGTACAAAAAGGCTATCTGCGTTCCATCAAAATCGGCGGCAAAGCGTTGTTGGGTATTATCAACGACATTCTCGATTTATCGAAAATCGAGGCCGGACAGATGACGCTGCACCGCGAAAGTGTCAATCCGCAACAGTTATTTCAGGATATGGAACAATTGTTTCATGAGCGGATGCGCCAGAAAAATCTTCAGTTTGTGATTGATGTCGATGCGGAATTGCCGCCGTCACTGTTGGTCGATGCGGTGCGCCTGCGCCAGATTCTGCTTAATCTGATCGGCAATGCCATCAAGTTTACCGAGCACGGCCACGTGGCCCTGCGGGTGCGCAAAATCTTTCGAGATGCGCAATGCAGTAAACTTGATCTACAGATTGATGTTGAAGATACCGGCATCGGTATTGCCGAGGGCGACCATGAGGCGATTTTTCAGATGTTTCAGCAGTCCCGAGGGCAGGATGAGCGGCGTTTCGGCGGCAGCGGCCTTGGCCTGGCGATCTGCCAGAAGTTGGTGACCATGATGGATGGCGAAATTCATGTCGCAAGCCAGTCGGGCCAGGGCGCAACCTTTAGTGTCGTTTTACACAACATTGATGTCGGCAGCACGGTTCCTGTCCAGCGCGACATGGAAGAGACCGCCGTTATTTTCGAACCGGCCTGCGTGATGATTGTCGATGACGTGGCCGATAATCGTCAGCTGATCCAGGCGCTTTTCGACAAGACGGCGATCCGTGTCGTCGAAGCGCAAAACGGTGCCGAGGCGTTACAACGTCTGGACGAAGATGCCGTTGATCTGGTACTGATGGATTTGCGCATGCCGGTTCTCGGCGGCGAGGAAACCGCTGAGCGTATGAGACAAAACCGTGACTGGCAACAGATTCCGATTATTGCTCTGACGGCATCAGTGTTGGAGACCGAGTTGAATCAACTCAAAGAGCGCGGTTTTGATGGCTATTTGCGCAAGCCCATTGAAAGAATGGATCTGCTGCATGAAATTGCCCGTTTTTTGCCGGCTCAAACGGTTGACGCGACAACTGTAGAAAACAATGAACCCTGTTGCCGTTTCCACAGCGTCGCGCAAAAACGCCATCTTGAAGAGCGGCTGGAGGGATTTGACCACGAAGCCAAACAGATTCGTGAACAGGGTGACCTGTCTTTATTTGACTCCTTTGTCGAGCAACTGATGCTGTTGAACACACCCTATCGACTTGAGCTTCTGACGGACTATTGTACGCAGTTGCGTCTGGCCATTGAAGGTGTTGATTTAAAAGAAGTCTACGCGTTGTTGGGGGATTTTTCGCAACTGGTGGAGGCGGTACGGAACGGGGAGGTGATTGACGATGCTCAATGA
- a CDS encoding SseB family protein, translated as MTELDQALADFIEDEQKQGAFYDLVLNTKFYIPVYAEDEKDVGKREIQKDESIEPVILESEGNHYLMMFENEERLSGWAKEQVNYVVLPGFVIVQMTPEKLYWAMNMGSDYQKQFVPDEITWLKQVVQQNLEEHAESKE; from the coding sequence ATGACCGAGCTGGACCAGGCCCTTGCCGATTTTATTGAAGATGAGCAGAAACAAGGTGCTTTTTACGATTTGGTGCTCAATACGAAATTCTACATTCCGGTATACGCCGAGGATGAGAAAGATGTCGGCAAAAGAGAGATCCAGAAAGATGAGAGCATTGAGCCGGTGATTCTCGAGTCGGAAGGCAATCATTACCTGATGATGTTCGAAAATGAGGAACGCCTGTCAGGGTGGGCCAAAGAGCAGGTCAATTATGTCGTCCTGCCTGGGTTCGTCATTGTTCAGATGACCCCGGAAAAACTCTACTGGGCCATGAATATGGGGAGCGATTATCAGAAGCAGTTTGTTCCGGACGAAATCACCTGGCTTAAGCAAGTCGTGCAGCAGAACCTTGAGGAGCACGCGGAAAGCAAAGAATAA
- a CDS encoding nitrogen fixation protein NifQ, whose protein sequence is MYSDTIRKWAMDLSRSGTLAHPDGVGEIGLDDGQAGTRPAARFAVKVDNQIVTKIRYQVFGCGFTIAACAAAADMAEGKSVSDILLLTPQRVDECLGGLPAERDYCADIAVQALHGAVRSAMGGGQVMETYSPAEEDHGPRVSAENPCYQALMQSAAAPGVSAEDRHLFACLLTVAAEEPWDTAAALGLSPEAFSSLLTTCFPAVDPQLLSHCLPDAPSLPQPNDEIRGIVQAHVPKQSRGLERSLANWLAAMITARASHPGHLWVAMGLFERPELTASIRRHLPSMAAANNKGMRWKRFLFKTLCDQSGAVLCKSPNCGECSDYALCFAPEET, encoded by the coding sequence ATGTACAGTGATACCATTCGAAAATGGGCCATGGACCTGAGTCGGTCAGGCACCTTGGCCCATCCTGACGGGGTTGGTGAAATCGGCCTTGATGATGGCCAGGCCGGCACCCGGCCTGCCGCCCGTTTTGCCGTCAAGGTCGATAACCAGATTGTCACCAAAATCCGTTACCAGGTGTTCGGTTGCGGTTTTACCATTGCCGCTTGTGCGGCCGCGGCCGACATGGCCGAAGGGAAATCCGTTTCCGATATCCTTCTTTTGACGCCGCAACGCGTTGATGAGTGTCTCGGCGGATTGCCTGCCGAGCGCGACTATTGTGCCGATATTGCGGTTCAGGCTCTGCATGGTGCCGTGCGCAGTGCCATGGGAGGCGGTCAGGTGATGGAAACCTACAGCCCGGCCGAAGAAGATCATGGTCCACGGGTCAGTGCGGAGAACCCCTGTTATCAAGCTTTGATGCAAAGCGCTGCCGCTCCGGGTGTCAGCGCTGAAGATCGCCATCTGTTCGCCTGTCTGTTGACCGTGGCTGCCGAAGAACCATGGGACACGGCCGCGGCCCTTGGCTTGTCGCCCGAAGCGTTTTCCAGCCTGTTGACGACCTGCTTTCCAGCCGTTGATCCTCAGCTGTTGTCCCATTGTTTGCCCGATGCGCCATCTCTACCGCAGCCAAACGATGAAATTCGTGGTATTGTTCAGGCTCATGTCCCCAAACAGAGCCGTGGTTTGGAGCGTTCTCTGGCGAATTGGCTGGCAGCGATGATTACGGCCAGGGCGTCCCATCCCGGCCATCTGTGGGTTGCGATGGGATTGTTTGAACGTCCCGAACTGACGGCGTCTATTCGCCGACATCTGCCGTCGATGGCAGCGGCCAACAATAAGGGAATGCGCTGGAAGCGCTTTTTATTCAAGACCTTGTGTGACCAGAGCGGTGCCGTGCTGTGCAAGTCACCCAATTGTGGAGAATGCAGTGACTATGCACTGTGTTTTGCCCCTGAAGAAACCTAA
- a CDS encoding response regulator — MKILIVEDDFLSRKLMLAYLKSSGECDVASDGLEALEAFNMAHDEGEPYDLITLDIMMPGKNGQEVLKEIRQIEQQRGILFSDGVKIIMTTALEDSRNIMEAFKNQCEGYLVKPIEQEKLMEKLNEMGLTN, encoded by the coding sequence ATGAAAATTTTAATTGTTGAAGATGATTTCCTCAGCCGGAAACTGATGCTGGCGTACCTGAAATCATCAGGAGAGTGTGATGTTGCCAGTGATGGACTGGAAGCTCTTGAGGCTTTTAACATGGCTCATGACGAAGGTGAGCCTTACGACCTGATCACTTTGGATATCATGATGCCGGGCAAAAACGGTCAGGAGGTTCTTAAAGAAATTCGTCAGATCGAGCAGCAACGTGGCATTCTGTTCAGTGACGGCGTCAAAATCATTATGACCACCGCCCTGGAAGACAGTCGCAATATTATGGAAGCCTTTAAAAATCAATGTGAAGGCTATCTGGTCAAGCCGATCGAACAAGAAAAACTGATGGAAAAGCTCAACGAGATGGGTTTGACGAACTAA
- a CDS encoding choice-of-anchor I family protein encodes MHISFKRWATLALLGTTMTMAACSDDSSKTLISPASMTLVGRYAENQALDEGRSEIVSYHVASQSIMVINAEDETVDIIDAGTLTSTALTNPLTDSNLTLRQQLDVATDVTAITAGGINSVAVHGNLMAVAVENDDKQADGVIAFYTLDASGTATFLKTVAAGALPDNVVFSPDGAYALSANEGEPSDDYTNDPEGSVTLVAITDGVPADSATQITFSEEDCDANVRLSGPTGTTAAQDLEPEYITVSDDSTTAYVSLQENNAIAVITLATATVEQIYGLTAKNHSIDGNGLDASNKDDSINIQTHAHLYGLPMPDTVANFSLDGVNYLLTANEGDSREYFFDAADEEACEAAGGLDWDDDDGCLSWTDEVRVEDLLLDEIVFSDASVQDEDQLGRLKVITTEGDTDSDGDYDELYAFGTRSFSIWNADTGELIYDSGDDFEQITAEQLGYDGFNNDNSENKSDSRSDDKGPEPEALTVGEVNGHYYAFIGLERTGGIMMYNIDDPSAPKFVEYLLNRDLEVDIEEDLESAGDLAPEGMAFVDADDSPTGNALLIVGNEVSGTTTVYEVK; translated from the coding sequence ATGCACATCTCGTTCAAACGTTGGGCAACCCTGGCCTTACTCGGCACAACCATGACCATGGCTGCTTGTAGTGATGATTCCAGCAAGACGTTAATCAGTCCCGCGTCAATGACTCTGGTTGGTCGCTATGCGGAAAACCAGGCCCTGGATGAGGGGCGTTCGGAAATCGTCAGTTACCATGTTGCCAGCCAATCCATCATGGTCATTAATGCCGAAGACGAAACCGTGGACATCATTGATGCCGGCACGTTGACCAGCACCGCCTTGACCAATCCGTTGACGGATTCCAACCTGACGCTGCGCCAACAACTTGATGTTGCAACGGATGTCACTGCCATCACCGCCGGCGGCATCAACAGTGTGGCCGTTCATGGTAACCTGATGGCCGTTGCCGTCGAGAATGATGATAAACAAGCCGACGGCGTCATCGCTTTTTATACGCTTGATGCCTCCGGGACGGCGACCTTCCTGAAAACCGTCGCCGCCGGGGCCCTGCCCGACAACGTGGTGTTCTCACCTGACGGGGCTTATGCCTTGAGTGCCAACGAAGGGGAGCCCTCCGACGACTACACCAATGACCCGGAAGGCAGTGTCACTCTGGTGGCGATTACTGACGGTGTTCCCGCCGACAGCGCCACGCAAATCACCTTCAGCGAAGAGGATTGTGATGCCAATGTGCGTCTGAGTGGTCCGACCGGAACCACGGCGGCTCAGGATCTGGAACCGGAATACATTACCGTTTCCGACGACAGCACCACCGCCTACGTGTCCCTGCAGGAGAACAACGCCATTGCCGTGATCACTCTGGCCACGGCAACCGTAGAGCAGATTTACGGCCTGACGGCTAAGAACCACTCCATTGACGGCAACGGTCTCGACGCCAGCAATAAAGACGACAGCATCAACATTCAGACCCACGCTCATCTCTATGGCCTGCCCATGCCGGACACCGTGGCCAACTTCAGCCTCGACGGGGTCAACTATCTGCTCACGGCCAATGAAGGGGATTCACGCGAATACTTTTTTGACGCGGCAGACGAGGAGGCGTGCGAGGCCGCCGGCGGTCTCGATTGGGATGATGACGATGGCTGTCTGTCCTGGACGGATGAAGTACGGGTGGAAGACCTGCTGCTGGATGAAATTGTATTCAGCGATGCCTCGGTGCAGGATGAGGATCAGCTCGGCCGCCTCAAGGTGATCACCACCGAAGGCGACACCGACAGTGATGGTGATTACGACGAGCTCTATGCCTTCGGTACCCGCTCTTTCTCCATCTGGAATGCGGACACCGGCGAGCTGATTTACGATTCAGGTGACGATTTCGAACAGATTACCGCCGAACAGCTGGGCTATGACGGCTTCAATAACGACAACAGCGAAAACAAAAGCGACAGTCGATCCGATGATAAAGGTCCCGAGCCGGAGGCTCTGACCGTCGGTGAGGTCAATGGTCATTATTATGCGTTTATCGGTCTGGAACGCACCGGCGGCATCATGATGTACAACATTGATGATCCCAGTGCGCCCAAGTTCGTCGAATATCTTCTCAACCGCGATCTGGAGGTCGACATCGAGGAGGATCTGGAGTCCGCCGGCGATCTGGCCCCGGAAGGGATGGCCTTTGTTGACGCTGACGACAGCCCCACCGGCAATGCCCTGCTCATCGTCGGCAATGAAGTATCCGGCACCACAACCGTCTACGAAGTCAAATAA